The sequence GCCACGCCACCCTGACTGTCCCTATGAGGCCCTTCCCATCAAGATTGCTCACCCCTTGCATAACAGCAAAGCAACGTCTTTAGAAAGACCCACCAGCATGGTGACAGAACCGAATCCCGTAAGCATTTCCACAAGGGGACCGGCCTCAGCCTACCTTAGCTGAAAAAAGACTTCTTCATCCACCACCCCAAAGTAGTCGTGCAAGCTGGTGACAATCCCAGTGAAAACCCGCTGCTTCTCTCCACCCTATATGAGAAGGGTGCAGTTTAAAGGTAAGAGGGAGCATCTATTCATGCTCTGCCATTAGCATCTCATCTTTCTccacccctccagccccagcTCAAAGTACTGCACGGAGCTTCCTGTGGAAGGAAGCACACGTGTCTAGTGGACATAATCTATTGAAGGTGGGGGGAGTCATGCTGATCCTTGGGCCGTAAgcttcttctgggattcccagTTCTTCTTTAACTCCAAAAAGCACCCTACAGATTTCCCTAGAATCAGAACCAAGGACTTCCCAGTCAGAGAGGTCTAAGCTACCTCTGGACTGGCTGTGACGACAGGAGTGTCAGGAAGGATGAACAATGTCATGTAAGAATGAATGCATCAGACAACCATGCATGCTGAGGTCCTCCCGAGTACTGAAACTCACTAGACAGAATGCCCAGCTTACCTGAAGGTGCCTGGCATTTTGGGACAGGTCTGTGGCCACAGGAGGAGTCAGCAAACCAGGAGGAGGGCCCAGAAGGGATGTTGAAGCTGCGCCTGTTGGAAGAGAACCGATCCAGGAGCTGCACCTACCACGGTAAGCACTAGAGTCCGCTAGAGCAGACAGGAAACCCAAAGGGTAAAGTGGATCCACACAAGTTCCAACAGGGTTTTGCTCACAACCACTGTGGTCATCCTCTAGTTTCCTAAGAAACATCAGCAGCAAACTGCactccaccagggaaacccctggtgTATTTCAAGACTATCTCCTGTTAAAGACTAACTTCAAACCACATACGTCCCAATGTGGGGCCAGGTAGAGATAAAGGTGATCACCTGAGAAGTTGCGTCCCCCTGGAAGCGGGTTGATCCGCTGGCGCTTAAACTGGGACATTGGGAATGCTGTCCTCTTTCAGAGTCTTGGGGAAAAACCttcaatcagaaaagaaagaagttaacAATTCACAGGGAAGATTTTCCACCTACCCCCCAAAAAGGAACTAAGGATATGAAGGAAAGTGGGGAAGCGTATACTGAGAATGAATAGGGAAGACAGACGGAGAGAACAGGAAATGGACCAGGAAATAAGAGAAATTACAATGCTCCAGTTTCCCTCACAATAACCTAGTGATGGGTAATACTGTTATACTCTTTCAAACAAAAGGAAACCGAAGCTCGGAGGGACTGACACTTGCCCGAGGCACAGAACCAGGTACATAAAAAACTAGGactcacacccaggtctcccgacAACTCAGCGCTCCTCTCACTATGCCACGCCACCCTCAGATGGTTGGGGAGAGTGAGGGGTTAGAAAGAGCCCCggtgacattcattcattcaaatacaTCCGCCAAAAAGCTTCACGCAAGGCCCGGAAAAATGGAGGAGGCTGGTGCCGGAGAGGAGATGGTGTAGGCCCTCTCCCCGGAAGCCCGGCCCGTTGTTCCCCGGACGGGCTGGTGAGAAGACAGCTCCGCGGCCAGGCGAACGCAAATCCGGCTGCGCGCCCGCCCTCCTGCTCCCCCGCTCCCCGTGGCTCGGCTCCCGTCTCAGCGGCCGCCAGAGCCGGATCTCCCGGGCCGGGCCGCGGCCAGGCCGCCGTGGGAGGACGAAGGCGCGCGGTTTCTCCTCCTCCCGCCCGCCCCCAGGGCCGAGGCCGTTGCCAGGGAGACGAGACTTGCAGTCCGGAGAGGGGCTCGGCCCCTTCCGCGCCCAGTGCATCTTCGCGGCCTGGCTCTCGCAGCCCCTCGGCCGGGGGAGGGGCAAAGAGGCAGAGGGGCGGCGGAAGGCCCCCCCAACCCACCTGCGGGCCAGGGCCGCGACACCGGGGGGACAAAGACACCCGGAACCACCAGagccgctgctgccgccgccacCGGAAGCGCCTCTCCGGAAGCACGACCACTGGTCGGAAGCTGCCACTCTCCCGGAtatgctccctccctcctctccaccgacctctcccttcccccacaccGGCCTGCCATCCCGCTCCAACTGCGCAGCGGAAGTGCGCCTTCCCCGATCGGATATGCGTTAGGAAGCCGCGCGTCGGTGGTGCCCTCGCTTACGTGTCCCATGAGAAAAGCAGACTTGAGAGAACTGGTTCCTGGGCCAAAGACAGCTTGAGCTGGACCCTCAAACATAAAGCAGCACCTATGCTTCATTCTGGCGGACTCCCAAGCCGGGAGCAGCAAGAGAACCAGCTGACTGGAGGAGGAGGATGCATGATCAGTGCCCCGTTTCTATAGACATCCTTGTGTCTGACTCAACCAATGACCCCATTTCTAGCCCTGCCCTTCGTTGagggcaccccccccccaccttacACCTCCCATCTTCTGGGTGCCTGCAGGAGACTAAACTTTCCCCCCTTCTCAATTAACAGAGCTtggaacctaaaaggtgtgaaatggaaTAGTTCCTCCCATATTGGTGTCCTGACTACGGTGACTATGTCCTCCTCCCATAGAAAATACTTTCCtccctctatttcctccctcagaaaaatatttttctaagccCAGGTGGACTAATACCAGCTATCTGGCAGCCATCATCCACTTAGCCACTTCCCTGGTAAATGCTGAGGAGcttggggcagggggcaggtgtGTGCAAGAAAGAGCAAGAGGCAGCCACCCACCACATCCCCCACTCCCTAAGTTGAAAGGGGACTTAAAGACATGAATGATCATGCAGCAGGATTTGGCCCCTGATAGCTGAGATGCACATGAAAGGAATAAATTCAGGGAGCCCAGATGCTTGCAGCTTCCCATACATAGAGGAGTGCTAAATTTCTTGATTTGAGATActtggttttccttaattaacaataaaCTTTTGTTCAGAGCCCCCTCCCCTGCTGCAAACTTATATATAACCTGACTCTTCTCCTCACCTCCTCAGAAAGAGTTCTCTGAGGAGATGCTGTCTCcaaggcttgaagtcctaaaaattcccacagaATAAAGGTCCCTTAGGTTGCGTGTATTTTTTCAGTCAAAACAAGTGATATAGTAAGATAAACCTTCACAATATTTAGGTATACATTTACAAAGAATTCTCACAGTCGTTTTCTTTAGCCCTCACATCAACTCTTGGGGAATGAGCAGGTCAGGTGTTAGTGTTCTAATTCTCAGATGTGATATGTGAGCGACTCAAATGACTCGCTCAAAGTCTTGCCACTAATCACTGACCATTTTAGTCCCCATTAGCAATCCCAACTCCCCCTCATCCTCTGACCATCATCCCTCCAGTCTAGCCTCCCTCCAACCCCCTTTCCTATTCATTTAACATTCACCAAGCATTTTGAGGCAGCTTAATTTCACTTTATCCTCAGAACAAGTCTGTGAGGTAGGCAAGGCAGGCATCGTTATACCATTTGGGAGATTAAGTGGGCAGCTGTGGCTCAGAAAAGTTAAGCGATTTTGTCAAGGTCTAAATGCTAATTTGGGCCTCTGGTTTCAGCTATGATGTAGGTAAGCAGTAAAGCAGCAGAGAATAGACCTTGAAGATTACTCTGCTGTTCCTTGTGTTGTACTTGACCCGCCCATCCCTGGTACAGTCTTCAGGCAAGACTCAAGGCAGAGGCAGCCAAGAGAGTGCCATTCTCTGTTCTAGGGCTGCCCACTTGAGTATGAGGAAGAAGACAGGACTCAGATCAGTAACTGTCCACTCAGGAGTGAAGGTCATGTGCATCATCCTGTGGTTACCTCACCATGAGGGCAGGATTCCAGAGAGACAGCTGGATCCAGTCCGTTCACCACACTGACGGTCCCACAGTCCCCAACGACACGCTGGGTGCTGACATATCACTGTGCCTAACCCACCCCCATGGATGCCCCATGAATCAGTGAGGTTCACATTGCCTAAGCCCAGGGATTTTTGACAACCAAGGAGGAGCCCCAGAGCTGCTACACTTTGGGGCCTCTCAGGGACCCAGGGCTCCTTGGCTGCTCAGAGGAGAAGGACTCAGCCCTTGCCTGAGTTCAGAGAGAAGACAGAGCATCCACAGCTTTTTCTGGCAGCGCCCAgaagcagcatcagggcagccgGCGAGGAGACCTCACCGCACTCGCCCCACCAGGGTCCCGTCCCTGCACCAGGAGGCCTCAGTGTACAGAGGggtttttgtcttgtttcttctTAACCACTGATGATGGCATAAAGGTCTTCTGGAGGGGATGGCCCAGAGGCCTTTCAGGGAGGCCCCTTGATGCAATCCtgtggaaaaaggaaggaagctcTAGACTAGGAGGAAAAAACAAAGGTAATGATGGCAGACTTCCGGGATTAAGAATCCGCCTACTCAGGGCAGGagtgggtgggggatggggaggagggatagttagggagcttgaaaaggtcatgtacacactgctatattcaaaatgcataaccaacaaggacctactgtacagcacacggaactctcctcagtgttctgtggcagcctggatgcgaGCGGggattgggggagaatggatacaagcATGTGTGTGGCTctgtccctttgctattcacctgaaactactaaaacattgttaattggccacGAAAATGAAGGTGGTAGTCACTCttatgtgtccgactctttgcgaccctatggactgtagcccgccagactcctctgtccatgggatttcccaggcaagaatactggagtgggctgccattcccttctccaggggatctttgtgaccagagattgaacccatgtctcctgcattgcagcaaggctctactctctgagccactagggaagccctggcgAAGACTGACAGGGCAATCACCAGGGTTGCAATATAGCCATGGAATAATCAGTTAtatcccaacacaaaataaaaaggttttttttttttaaaaaaaaaaagaatctgcctactactGTAGTGGACATGagctccatccctggtttgggaagatcacaCAGTctgcaaggcaactaagcccacgcgccCCAACCACTACAGCTGGTGTGTCCCGGAGCCTGTGCTCAacaaagagaagccagcacagtgagaagcccacacacaacaGAACAGCCCCCGGGGGCACACTAGAGCAAGCCCaagctgcaacaaagatccagcaccgCCAaaactttatcttaaaaaaaaagtaatgatggCCCCAGAGTTGACCACAATTGTGCAAAGCCTAAGGATATTAATTGATGGGGCTAAGCCCCGCTGGAGAGTTATTCCATGAAGACCCTCACCCCCAGCACCCGCTGTGGCATTCTGTATGCACTACCTTGCTTTCCTGGGGAAACCCAGGGAGGTGAGGGCTGGGGCTAAGTTTCAGCTTTGAGGGCTGAGGGCTTGCTGGGTTCACATGATGATTTCCTATCTTTTGGTCTGGCTCGCCATGTGGCCTCGGGAAGATGacttccctccccagcccagttctcagcctcctcatctataaatgggGCTTTTTAactactttctgtttcttcccGCAACCTCTCCAAGacttgttatttagttgctcaattgtgtccaactctgtgaccccatgaactgtagcccatcaggctccactctccatgggattctccagacaaaaatactggagtggattgccatccccttctccaggggatcttccagatccaggtatcaaactcgggtctcctacatcacaggcagattctttaccgctgagccaccagggaagccttctccaAGACTGCCTCTCTCAAATTTTGCAGGGACAAAAATAACAACTGGCAGCACAACCTCAGCCTcctagctcatcaggctcctccttCTGCCCTGCGCTGGGCAGGGTGACAGGACTCACCTGGGGGCTGGGTCACAGGACTCACTGGGCACAGGACCGTCGGCAGAGGTGGCAGGTTCAGTAGGTCGAGGGCTGCCCCACCTGATCCGGTTGAGCAGCATCTTGACTTTGTTCCAGTGGGAGCGATCCCCCTGAGCAGAGGGTGAGGGCGTCACCCAGAGTCCCTCTTCACAACATACCCCTGACCAAGCTCCCACAGATAGTTGTCACCATAATCAGGACAACTGCTCCAAATAGGAATCCTCTCATATTCTAGCTTTCAGGGTATCCACACATCCCAAccatcccacccccatcccatcctgTCACCTGGCCccacacatcagttcagtcactcagttgtgtccgactctttgcgaccccatggactgccacacaccaggcttcccactgCAACAGGCCAGGCCCCACATATATCCCCCACCTACCTTGTGTTCCTGGGAGGATGAGAAGGTGTGAGCTGGCTCCGCCAGGGCCTCTGACAGCCTGGGAGGGCTGGCACTGGGTGCCCCTACCTTTGGGGGTGAAGCTGTTTTTGCTCCTTCAGAAAGATAATCCGGTTACCCCAGGCAAGGAACAGCAAGGCACTCAGCAAGCCCAGAGCTCAGGCGGTCTGCCTGTGGGGCCCTGGGCGGGCAAGATGCAGAGGGAGATGCAGTTGGCGCtcacctgtctcctctgtctgGCTGAGCCGTTCCCACGGCCCGTGCACCTCACTGTCTGGGGTGTCAGAAGGCGGAGGTGAAGGCGCCAGggttgtctcctcctcctcttcaggaTCCTGTGTACAGGAGAGACGGGCTCTCTGGGCCTGGCTAGAGGGCTGAGGCTGTTCTGAAGGGAGTCCTGGTTTCAGAGGTCCCATcgatcctctgcctcccccactcACCTGCCCACCAGCCGGCCTGCCCACCCACAGCTCACTCACCCCAGGGCCGCTCTGAGTCTGAAGCTGCAGACAGAGCCGCTGTAGATTTGCCACCTGCTCCAGCACCAGGCACAGGTGTTCCAGATAGCGAAGACCCTGCCCTGGAAGGCCGGGGCAGGCTTCAGGCCCTAAGCCCTCCACCTGTGGGGCACAGTGAGATCAGGGAGACTTCTAAACCCAGCCAGACTCCCACCCAACAGGCCAGTAGATGGAGGCAGAATAAGTAAGAGGAGGCACACACACCCAGTTGGTCACCCCGTGCCCAACCAGGCAAAGGGCCAGGTAGGCCCCAAGCCCTGCTCATCTCGacacagctgggggtggggggtgaggtgaGAAGTCCCATCCAACCCATCAATTAGAGGCAAGGAATGCCCTGccccggcttccctggtggctcagatggtaaaaagtctcCCTGAAacgtgggagactcaggtttgatccctgggttgggaagatcccctggagaagggaatggcaatccactccagtattcatgcctgaagaatttcaggaacagaggagcctggcaagctgcaggcGCCAGGGTTGTCTCCTCCTGCAGTTCAcgggggtcgccaagagttggacacgattgagtcactcactcacacacacacacacacatacacacacacgataCCCGCTGAGAGAGTTCCAGGGAGAACaaggttggggggggggaggtCAGGGGGAGTCCATCTCCATCCCACCCTTGAGAGTTGGCACTTACCACCTCTGCTTGTTCCAGGCCATCCTCTGGATCACTCTCTGCCTCGGTGGCCTCCTGTCCCCTTGCTTCAGAATGGGGCATTTCACACCCAGGCGGCAGCTCTGGGGAGTGGCAGCGCTGTGACAAGCTGGCGGGGGGAACGGAGAACCGGCGGGAGCGCTCCAGCACCTGCTGCAACTTACGGCTGGCTAGAAGCCGGCTTAGGGGGGCAGGAGGCTCCAGGGCGCCAAGGGCCAGGGACTCAGCGCTCCCCAGGGGCTCAAAGTTCAGAGAGTCTTGAGAAAAGCTGGGTGAGGTGGCCGGGGAGCTGTCCCCAACCGCCATCTCCACTCCTGAGTCCTGGGAGGCCAGTTTGAGAAGCGGCACGTGCCCCTGGGGATCTCTCAGCGGGTCTTGCCCCTTCCAGGAGTCCGATGAGCAAACTGGAGCCACATCTGGGATCTGTCTGTACGTACTGATGACTCCAGGCACTACACAACCATGTGTCAGGTCCTCGCCAACCCCATCTGCAAGGAGAGTCGGTCATCAGGCTGGGCCGGCTGCACCAACATTCCTGCAACTTGTGGCATTCCCCGGGGAGGAGTGTCCTGGGTCAGAGGTGACAGGAGACCGGCGGACCACAGCCACGTCCAGATATCTCTCCATCCGTCTGGGAGATTGGGTTAGGATGGGGGTCCCTTTTACAAAAAGCAATTGTTAATGATATCTTCCTTCGAGGGGTGGTCACTTGCTTCCAGGGAGCCCTTGCGCTCTGGCCCCTGAGGTCAGCCTAAGACCTCTGAGCTATCACTGGGGGACTGCAGCCTCTTCAACTGCTCCCCAAGGGGGAGCGTGACTGTGCCCCCTCCTCAGGGAGGGGGGAAGGATGCACAGAGGGAAGCCAGGGTCTAAACTGGCCTCAGGATGCAAGAGAAGGTCCATCCTGGAAGTCCTGGAGGGAAAAGGTACCAAAAATCACAATAGCCATAATCATTTTAGACTTTTGTTCTTTTAAGTGAGAAGCAGAAAATTTGGGAgaattgaaaaaaatttgaaCTGAGGAAAGGGAACCCAAATGATAGAAGGAGAAGCAGCGTGGTCGCCCAATCACTGTCCTCTCTACAGCTCTCCTCGTCTGTGCCAAGCCTAGGTGTCCGATCGTAAAGATACAGAATTGGAGGTTGGAGGGGACGGAGGCCGGCCTTCTCCGGCCTTGCCGCACCTGGCTGCCAAACCAAGCCCCTCTGGGCAAGAAAGTTCACCAGGAAGTCTACCCCTGCGCGGCTCCTTTGGAAAGAGGTCTGCCGCCGCAGAGATGAGGGCTTTTCGCGACCGCCGGCTGGGGCAGGGGCCGGGAGAAGGAGGATCGTGACCACGAAATAAAGGTAAGCGGACCCGGGGAAAATGGGGTGGAGGTGACGATCGGTTTAACGCCAGAAGGTAAAAGGGTCTCCAACGTGCGGACGCGATACCCCCGCCCTTCCTAAGGGAGGCGGCGAGGAGGGCGCACCGAGGTCGGGCGGGCTGCGCCAGGTGGTGCGGGCTCTGCCAGTGGGGCGGGGAGCGCAGACAGGGGCCAGGGCACGAGGGGCGGCTCCAGGCCAAAGGTCCGGGCCCGCCCCGAGGTGGGCGACTCACCCCGGCCGCCCAGCGGCTCCACGGCGAAGAGGCGCCGGCGGCCCAGCATGGCCCCAATCCGGCCCCAACGCGGCGCCCGGGCCGTGGCCGCTGCAGCAGGAGCGAGCTATCACCGCCGCCGTCGCGGAGCCGCTGTCGGGCGGGCGGATAGGCTTGCACGGCCGGACCCGGCAGGGCGCGGCCCCGGGACACTCCCAACCCGCATCGGggagaggcggggcggggcggggtgcgCAGGTGTGCAAGCGAGACGAGAAGGGCCGCGAAGGCGGGGCCTGGGCCCCCGACCCGGTGTcggcgggggcagggggcaggggtaggAGGCGGGCCCCTGGCTCCCTTGCCCAGCCGGCCTAGCCGAAGAGCGGGGACCCTGGCGGGGGCCGGGGTCTCGTTCGTGGCGTGGGGTCACCCCGCCCACAGTTCCCAAGCCGAAATGAAGCCAGGAGAGGCGGGGGGCGGCGAC comes from Dama dama isolate Ldn47 chromosome 16, ASM3311817v1, whole genome shotgun sequence and encodes:
- the C16H8orf58 gene encoding uncharacterized protein C8orf58 homolog isoform X2, whose translation is MLGRRRLFAVEPLGGRDGVGEDLTHGCVVPGVISTYRQIPDVAPVCSSDSWKGQDPLRDPQGHVPLLKLASQDSGVEMAVGDSSPATSPSFSQDSLNFEPLGSAESLALGALEPPAPLSRLLASRKLQQVLERSRRFSVPPASLSQRCHSPELPPGCEMPHSEARGQEATEAESDPEDGLEQAEVVEGLGPEACPGLPGQGLRYLEHLCLVLEQVANLQRLCLQLQTQSGPGDPEEEEETTLAPSPPPSDTPDSEVHGPWERLSQTEETGAKTASPPKVGAPSASPPRLSEALAEPAHTFSSSQEHKGDRSHWNKVKMLLNRIRWGSPRPTEPATSADGPVPSESCDPAPRIASRGLPERPLGHPLQKTFMPSSVVKKKQDKNPSVH
- the C16H8orf58 gene encoding uncharacterized protein C8orf58 homolog isoform X1; the encoded protein is MLGRRRLFAVEPLGGRDGVGEDLTHGCVVPGVISTYRQIPDVAPVCSSDSWKGQDPLRDPQGHVPLLKLASQDSGVEMAVGDSSPATSPSFSQDSLNFEPLGSAESLALGALEPPAPLSRLLASRKLQQVLERSRRFSVPPASLSQRCHSPELPPGCEMPHSEARGQEATEAESDPEDGLEQAEVVEGLGPEACPGLPGQGLRYLEHLCLVLEQVANLQRLCLQLQTQSGPGPQPSSQAQRARLSCTQDPEEEEETTLAPSPPPSDTPDSEVHGPWERLSQTEETGAKTASPPKVGAPSASPPRLSEALAEPAHTFSSSQEHKGDRSHWNKVKMLLNRIRWGSPRPTEPATSADGPVPSESCDPAPRIASRGLPERPLGHPLQKTFMPSSVVKKKQDKNPSVH